A single genomic interval of Xiphophorus couchianus chromosome 2, X_couchianus-1.0, whole genome shotgun sequence harbors:
- the ush1c gene encoding harmonin isoform X2, with the protein MERKVAREFRHKVELLIENEAEKDYLYDVLRMYHQSMDLRVLVGDLKLVINEPKRLPLFDAIRPLIPLKHQVEYDQFTPKRSRKLKEVRLDRTQRDGLGLSVRGGLEFGCGLYISQIVKDGQAYNVGLQVGDEIVRINGYSISSCIHEEVISLIKTKKIVSLKVRHVGMIPVKSLSDEPLKWQFVDQFVSESGEKRSSVAGLASIGGKEIKEKKVFLSLVGTKGMGISISSGPTQKPGIYISNVKPGSLSAEVGLEAGDQIVEVNGVDFTALDHKEAVKVLKSSRSLTITVLTGAGSELFMTDEERLATEARREVERQELMHQKKVAMETNKIIKEQQEKERQRKMEISQKVAEEEERYKSEMENIEAAERKHNREWEEDWGSKDRPKSPRPSKSPSPEMKPPKAKSSLHGASSFIEEEEEDEQDSQGFQKYVDDFDPYSMFSSEQVDGRDVRLLKIKKAGQLELALEGGVESPLGKLVVCSVYEGGAADKHGGVVPGDELMAVNGKILIDATLEEGQNSLARAWNSGGDWIDVVIAVSPPKDYEDEVTFF; encoded by the exons ATGGAGCGGAAAGTTGCTCGAGAATTTAGACACAAG GTGGAACTGCTGATTGAAAATGAGGCAGAGAAGGATTACCTTTATGATGTTCTCCGCATGTATCACCA gTCTATGGATTTGCGGGTGCTGGTGGGAGACCTGAAACTGGTCATCAATGAACCAAAACGGCTTCCGCTGTTTGATGCGATCCGGCCTCTGATCCCACTCAAACACCAAGTCGAGTACGACCAGTTCACACCTAAGAGGTCAAG GAAACTCAAAGAGGTGCGTTTGGATCGAACACAGCGTGACGGACTGGGTCTCAGTGTTCGAGGAGGACTAGAGTTTGGCTGTGGACTCTACATTTCACAGATTGTCAAAGATGGACAAGCTTACAATGTTGGCCTTCAG GTGGGTGACGAGATCGTGCGAATCAATGGCTACTCCATCTCCTCCTGCATCCACGAAGAGGTCATCAGCCTCATCAAGACCAAGAAGATTGTCTCACTCAAAGTTCGCC ACGTGGGGATGATCCCAGTAAAAAG CTTGTCTGATGAACCCTTGAAGTGGCAGTTTGTGGACCAGTTTGTGTCTGAGTCCGGG GAGAAGAGAAGCAGTGTGGCCGGCTTGGCGTCTATTGGTGGGAAGGAGATCAAGGAGAAGAAGGTTTTCCTCAGTCTTGTGGGAACTAAGGGTATGGGCATCAGCATTTCAAGCGGCCCAACCCAGAAACCTGGGATCTACATCAGCAACGTCAAGCCAGGCTCCCTTTCTGCTGAAGTCGGACTTGAG GCTGGAGACCAGATTGTGGAGGTGAATGGAGTGGATTTCACCGCTCTGGACCACAAAGAG GCTGTGAAAGTCCTGAAGAGCAGCAGAAGTCTCACTATCACGGTTTTGACAGGAGCT GGAAGTGAGCTGTTTATGACAGACGAGGAGCGCCTTGCAACCGAAGCCCGCCGGGAGGTGGAGAGGCAGGAACTGATGCATCAGAAGAAGGTTGCAATGgagacaaacaaaatcattaaagAGCAGCAGGAGAAGGAGAGACA GAGAAAGATGGAGATCTCCCAGAAAGTagcggaggaagaggagcgctATAAAAGCGAGATGGAAAA TATTGAAGCAGCAGAAAGGAAACACAACAGAGAGTGGGAGGAGGACTGGGGATCCAAAGACAGACCAAAGAGTCCCCGCCCTTCAAAGAGCCCCTCACCGGAGATGAAACCTCCAAAGGCCAAGAGTTCAC TTCATGGAGCCAGCTCCTTCatagaggaagaggaggaagatgagcaAGACAGCCAA ggATTTCAGAAATACGTGGACGACTTTGATCCTTACTCCATG TTCTCCTCAGAGCAGGTAGATGGGCGAGATGTGAGactgttaaaaatcaaaaag gccGGACAACTTGAACTTGCTCTTGAAGGGGGAGTTGAATCTCCTCTTGGAAAGTTGGTGGTGTGTTCAGTGTATGAAGGCGGTGCAGCCGATAAGCACG GAGGGGTTGTCCCTGGTGACGAACTCATGGCTGTCAATGGGAAGATCCTGATTGACGCTACTTTAGAAGAGGGACAAAACTCTCTGGCTCGGGCCTGGAACAGTGGAGGG GACTGGATCGATGTTGTGATTGCTGTGTCCCCTCCAAAGGATTATGAAGATGAAgt GACATTCTTCTAA
- the ush1c gene encoding harmonin isoform X4 codes for MERKVAREFRHKVELLIENEAEKDYLYDVLRMYHQSMDLRVLVGDLKLVINEPKRLPLFDAIRPLIPLKHQVEYDQFTPKRSRKLKEVRLDRTQRDGLGLSVRGGLEFGCGLYISQIVKDGQAYNVGLQVGDEIVRINGYSISSCIHEEVISLIKTKKIVSLKVRHVGMIPVKSLSDEPLKWQFVDQFVSESGEKRSSVAGLASIGGKEIKEKKVFLSLVGTKGMGISISSGPTQKPGIYISNVKPGSLSAEVGLEAGDQIVEVNGVDFTALDHKEAVKVLKSSRSLTITVLTGAGSELFMTDEERLATEARREVERQELMHQKKVAMETNKIIKEQQEKERQRKMEISQKVAEEEERYKSEMENIEAAERKHNREWEEDWGSKDRPKSPRPSKSPSPEMKPPKAKSSLHGASSFIEEEEEDEQDSQGFQKYVDDFDPYSMFSSEQVDGRDVRLLKIKKAGQLELALEGGVESPLGKLVVCSVYEGGAADKHGGVVPGDELMAVNGKILIDATLEEGQNSLARAWNSGGDWIDVVIAVSPPKDYEDEVPKSASVSPPVKRKVFEGSATLYRHGYQLQH; via the exons ATGGAGCGGAAAGTTGCTCGAGAATTTAGACACAAG GTGGAACTGCTGATTGAAAATGAGGCAGAGAAGGATTACCTTTATGATGTTCTCCGCATGTATCACCA gTCTATGGATTTGCGGGTGCTGGTGGGAGACCTGAAACTGGTCATCAATGAACCAAAACGGCTTCCGCTGTTTGATGCGATCCGGCCTCTGATCCCACTCAAACACCAAGTCGAGTACGACCAGTTCACACCTAAGAGGTCAAG GAAACTCAAAGAGGTGCGTTTGGATCGAACACAGCGTGACGGACTGGGTCTCAGTGTTCGAGGAGGACTAGAGTTTGGCTGTGGACTCTACATTTCACAGATTGTCAAAGATGGACAAGCTTACAATGTTGGCCTTCAG GTGGGTGACGAGATCGTGCGAATCAATGGCTACTCCATCTCCTCCTGCATCCACGAAGAGGTCATCAGCCTCATCAAGACCAAGAAGATTGTCTCACTCAAAGTTCGCC ACGTGGGGATGATCCCAGTAAAAAG CTTGTCTGATGAACCCTTGAAGTGGCAGTTTGTGGACCAGTTTGTGTCTGAGTCCGGG GAGAAGAGAAGCAGTGTGGCCGGCTTGGCGTCTATTGGTGGGAAGGAGATCAAGGAGAAGAAGGTTTTCCTCAGTCTTGTGGGAACTAAGGGTATGGGCATCAGCATTTCAAGCGGCCCAACCCAGAAACCTGGGATCTACATCAGCAACGTCAAGCCAGGCTCCCTTTCTGCTGAAGTCGGACTTGAG GCTGGAGACCAGATTGTGGAGGTGAATGGAGTGGATTTCACCGCTCTGGACCACAAAGAG GCTGTGAAAGTCCTGAAGAGCAGCAGAAGTCTCACTATCACGGTTTTGACAGGAGCT GGAAGTGAGCTGTTTATGACAGACGAGGAGCGCCTTGCAACCGAAGCCCGCCGGGAGGTGGAGAGGCAGGAACTGATGCATCAGAAGAAGGTTGCAATGgagacaaacaaaatcattaaagAGCAGCAGGAGAAGGAGAGACA GAGAAAGATGGAGATCTCCCAGAAAGTagcggaggaagaggagcgctATAAAAGCGAGATGGAAAA TATTGAAGCAGCAGAAAGGAAACACAACAGAGAGTGGGAGGAGGACTGGGGATCCAAAGACAGACCAAAGAGTCCCCGCCCTTCAAAGAGCCCCTCACCGGAGATGAAACCTCCAAAGGCCAAGAGTTCAC TTCATGGAGCCAGCTCCTTCatagaggaagaggaggaagatgagcaAGACAGCCAA ggATTTCAGAAATACGTGGACGACTTTGATCCTTACTCCATG TTCTCCTCAGAGCAGGTAGATGGGCGAGATGTGAGactgttaaaaatcaaaaag gccGGACAACTTGAACTTGCTCTTGAAGGGGGAGTTGAATCTCCTCTTGGAAAGTTGGTGGTGTGTTCAGTGTATGAAGGCGGTGCAGCCGATAAGCACG GAGGGGTTGTCCCTGGTGACGAACTCATGGCTGTCAATGGGAAGATCCTGATTGACGCTACTTTAGAAGAGGGACAAAACTCTCTGGCTCGGGCCTGGAACAGTGGAGGG GACTGGATCGATGTTGTGATTGCTGTGTCCCCTCCAAAGGATTATGAAGATGAAgt CCCTAAGTCAGCATCAGTCAGTCCCCCTGTGAAAAGAAAGGTGTTTGAAGGCAGTGCAACACTTTACAGACATGGCTATCAGCTTCAGCACTAG
- the ush1c gene encoding harmonin isoform X3, which translates to MSNTDTLQEQRKNKKEMEFELKLAREKEGMQEREKQLKINRLVQEVSETEREDLEESEKVQHWVERLCQTRLEQISCVENESPELSPPRSPGSEPRVKHFPGGFNLATTDLDDINLDEVDQSLRGPLKKLVPTQPTTNQPPPPLPRPPPSPKLNPTIPKYSPPLPRVSPQRRPPSSPSPRKPPSSPSTLTHKGHKPRAHPQHTQLRRPSHSNYPLPSQTSRPPSSPQPTPHPHPLPPPPPPPPPPPPPPPPPQHSGEREYRQHHHHHHHHFQHPPSPPEHRSEWETGGYLPRGGIYASTSEMSHPSSPKVMRNTSHVSHISSSSSQLQLAPSPPNQRRQMAPVMSKPVMLPQSQANRPDPLRPAVRSDGLPPEMLKRMVPFNSSFKSNNKQGFQKYVDDFDPYSMFSSEQVDGRDVRLLKIKKAGQLELALEGGVESPLGKLVVCSVYEGGAADKHGGVVPGDELMAVNGKILIDATLEEGQNSLARAWNSGGDWIDVVIAVSPPKDYEDEVTFF; encoded by the exons atgtccaaCACAGACACACTGCAGGAGCAGCGAAAGAACAAGAAGGAGATGGAGTTTGAGCTGAAACTTGCCAGAGAGAAGGAAGGAATGCAAGAACGGGAGAAACAACTAAAGATCAATCGCCTGGTTCAGGAG GTCTCAGAGACTGAAAGGGAAGACCTGGAGGAGTCTGAGAAAGTGCAGCACTGGGTGGAGCGACTATGTCAGACTCGGTTGGAGCAGATCTCTTGTGTGGAGAATGAATCCCCAGAG CTCTCCCCACCTCGTTCTCCTGGCTCAGAGCCAAGGGTGAAGCATTTTCCTGGTGGTTTCAACCTAGCAACCACTGATCTGGACGACATAAACCTGGATGAGGTGGACCAGAGCCTGAGGGGGCCTCTTAAAAAACTAGTCCCGACTCAGCCCACCACAAACCAGCCTCCGCCTCCCTTGCCTCGCCCCCCACCCTCACCCAAATTGAATCCAACAATCCCTAAGTACTCCCCGCCCTTACCTCGAGTATCCCCACAGCGCCGGCCTCCTTCTTCCCCCAGTCCTAGGAAGCCTCCATCCTCTCCATCCACTTTGACACACAAGGGGCACAAGCCTCGCGCACATCCCCAACATACACAACTGCGCCGCCCGTCTCACTCCAACTACCCTCTGCCATCTCAAACGTCAAGACCCCCATCTTCCCCTCAACCCACGCCACACCCCCATCCTCtgcctccccctcctcctccgccaccaccacctcctcctccgcctcctcctccacaGCACTCTGGAGAACGTGAATACCGCCagcatcaccaccaccaccaccatcactTCCAACATCCTCCCAGCCCTCCCGAACACAGGAGTGAGTGGGAAACAGGTGGCTACCTCCCCAGAGGGGGGATTTATGCATCTACCAGTGAAATGTCTCACCCCTCAAGTCCAAAG GTGATGAGAAACACCTCCCATGTCAGTCATATTTCCAGTTCAAGCAGTCAGCTG CAGCTGGCTCCCAGTCCCCCTAACCAGAGGCGTCAGATGGCTCCCGTCATGTCAAAGCCCGTCATGCTGCCGCAGTCGCAGGCTAACCGGCCAGATCCGCTCCGACCTGCTGTCCGTTCTGATGGCCTG CCTCCAGAAATGCTTAAACGGATGGTGCCTTTCAACTCGTCTTTCaaatcaaacaacaaacaa ggATTTCAGAAATACGTGGACGACTTTGATCCTTACTCCATG TTCTCCTCAGAGCAGGTAGATGGGCGAGATGTGAGactgttaaaaatcaaaaag gccGGACAACTTGAACTTGCTCTTGAAGGGGGAGTTGAATCTCCTCTTGGAAAGTTGGTGGTGTGTTCAGTGTATGAAGGCGGTGCAGCCGATAAGCACG GAGGGGTTGTCCCTGGTGACGAACTCATGGCTGTCAATGGGAAGATCCTGATTGACGCTACTTTAGAAGAGGGACAAAACTCTCTGGCTCGGGCCTGGAACAGTGGAGGG GACTGGATCGATGTTGTGATTGCTGTGTCCCCTCCAAAGGATTATGAAGATGAAgt GACATTCTTCTAA
- the ush1c gene encoding harmonin isoform X1, producing the protein MVGSEQGSFSQIFLCWCCTSLCLYYLVGSGCVLFLFFAFCVTHLVMPQKGEKKKKKKKMSNTDTLQEQRKNKKEMEFELKLAREKEGMQEREKQLKINRLVQEVSETEREDLEESEKVQHWVERLCQTRLEQISCVENESPELSPPRSPGSEPRVKHFPGGFNLATTDLDDINLDEVDQSLRGPLKKLVPTQPTTNQPPPPLPRPPPSPKLNPTIPKYSPPLPRVSPQRRPPSSPSPRKPPSSPSTLTHKGHKPRAHPQHTQLRRPSHSNYPLPSQTSRPPSSPQPTPHPHPLPPPPPPPPPPPPPPPPPQHSGEREYRQHHHHHHHHFQHPPSPPEHRSEWETGGYLPRGGIYASTSEMSHPSSPKVMRNTSHVSHISSSSSQLQLAPSPPNQRRQMAPVMSKPVMLPQSQANRPDPLRPAVRSDGLPPEMLKRMVPFNSSFKSNNKQGFQKYVDDFDPYSMFSSEQVDGRDVRLLKIKKAGQLELALEGGVESPLGKLVVCSVYEGGAADKHGGVVPGDELMAVNGKILIDATLEEGQNSLARAWNSGGDWIDVVIAVSPPKDYEDEVTFF; encoded by the exons ATGGTTGGAAGTGAGCAGGGATcgttttctcagattttcttgtGTTGGTGTTGcaccagtttgtgtttgtattatTTAGTTGGCAGtggctgtgttttatttttattttttgcattttgcgtTACCCATCTGGTGATGCCtcagaaaggagaaaagaaaaagaagaaaaagaaaatgtccaaCACAGACACACTGCAGGAGCAGCGAAAGAACAAGAAGGAGATGGAGTTTGAGCTGAAACTTGCCAGAGAGAAGGAAGGAATGCAAGAACGGGAGAAACAACTAAAGATCAATCGCCTGGTTCAGGAG GTCTCAGAGACTGAAAGGGAAGACCTGGAGGAGTCTGAGAAAGTGCAGCACTGGGTGGAGCGACTATGTCAGACTCGGTTGGAGCAGATCTCTTGTGTGGAGAATGAATCCCCAGAG CTCTCCCCACCTCGTTCTCCTGGCTCAGAGCCAAGGGTGAAGCATTTTCCTGGTGGTTTCAACCTAGCAACCACTGATCTGGACGACATAAACCTGGATGAGGTGGACCAGAGCCTGAGGGGGCCTCTTAAAAAACTAGTCCCGACTCAGCCCACCACAAACCAGCCTCCGCCTCCCTTGCCTCGCCCCCCACCCTCACCCAAATTGAATCCAACAATCCCTAAGTACTCCCCGCCCTTACCTCGAGTATCCCCACAGCGCCGGCCTCCTTCTTCCCCCAGTCCTAGGAAGCCTCCATCCTCTCCATCCACTTTGACACACAAGGGGCACAAGCCTCGCGCACATCCCCAACATACACAACTGCGCCGCCCGTCTCACTCCAACTACCCTCTGCCATCTCAAACGTCAAGACCCCCATCTTCCCCTCAACCCACGCCACACCCCCATCCTCtgcctccccctcctcctccgccaccaccacctcctcctccgcctcctcctccacaGCACTCTGGAGAACGTGAATACCGCCagcatcaccaccaccaccaccatcactTCCAACATCCTCCCAGCCCTCCCGAACACAGGAGTGAGTGGGAAACAGGTGGCTACCTCCCCAGAGGGGGGATTTATGCATCTACCAGTGAAATGTCTCACCCCTCAAGTCCAAAG GTGATGAGAAACACCTCCCATGTCAGTCATATTTCCAGTTCAAGCAGTCAGCTG CAGCTGGCTCCCAGTCCCCCTAACCAGAGGCGTCAGATGGCTCCCGTCATGTCAAAGCCCGTCATGCTGCCGCAGTCGCAGGCTAACCGGCCAGATCCGCTCCGACCTGCTGTCCGTTCTGATGGCCTG CCTCCAGAAATGCTTAAACGGATGGTGCCTTTCAACTCGTCTTTCaaatcaaacaacaaacaa ggATTTCAGAAATACGTGGACGACTTTGATCCTTACTCCATG TTCTCCTCAGAGCAGGTAGATGGGCGAGATGTGAGactgttaaaaatcaaaaag gccGGACAACTTGAACTTGCTCTTGAAGGGGGAGTTGAATCTCCTCTTGGAAAGTTGGTGGTGTGTTCAGTGTATGAAGGCGGTGCAGCCGATAAGCACG GAGGGGTTGTCCCTGGTGACGAACTCATGGCTGTCAATGGGAAGATCCTGATTGACGCTACTTTAGAAGAGGGACAAAACTCTCTGGCTCGGGCCTGGAACAGTGGAGGG GACTGGATCGATGTTGTGATTGCTGTGTCCCCTCCAAAGGATTATGAAGATGAAgt GACATTCTTCTAA